In Saprospiraceae bacterium, a genomic segment contains:
- a CDS encoding PIG-L family deacetylase, whose product MPKYIYILFFVLSNFSLIWGQNSRTSAEIMEDLHKLKVLGSVLYIAAHPDDENTRLITYLSKGKHLRTAYMSLTRGDGGQNLIGDELDEYLGVIRTQELVEARKIDGGIQYFSRANDFGYSKNAEETFAIWNKDSILSDVLRLVREFKPDVVINRFDHRTSGRTHGHHTASAMLGLDAFKYCNSPLFMRDVMKGTDAHMVQRIFFNTSYFFYGREKFDTMDKSFLYQLDVGDFYPALGLSNNEIASQSRSMHKSQGFGINSSRGFMPEYFERLGAPKDKDHMSPFDGLDLSWTRINGGGNVDQVLDEIIQKYDYQKPWKSIELLQKAEKYMEDLPNHDWKDIKLKEIRSLIADCAGIFAEASTDQQIICEGAMLKMNVEFIIRNPIIAELIQIQIPSLSFDSAVQLQVMTNKSYTFQKSLKLVNGFTNTAPFWLLNGRPNSAYQTGNVPYKLLPTAPRDLKITFKIKIAQKEYTLIRDIIYKNDDPVLGEVKENLDILPPSLILADDPIYLIQEKTAKCTLRFISNAANQDVSVSLQLPTGFKSSIGNANMHFEKAGEIKALIFDIFSNSQQSLRIEIPVFINGKQGFFYKPIKYPHIQKQNVLTPAKIILLQTNMVSHPKKIAYVDGAGDFIDEAMLKLGHKVDHLSAAALDQLDIHKHDVLVFGIRALNNREELKHCKKYILPFIEHGGKVVMQYNTTADLMTPDFAPSEIKIGRGRVTDESAHVTFLKPEHPVLNDPNSIDSLDFENWVQERGLYFPSNYDSSYDEILAMNDPGENPLKSALLVKKYGKGYFVYTSLAFFRQLKAGVPGAYKLFDNIISFR is encoded by the coding sequence ATGCCTAAATATATATATATCCTCTTTTTTGTTTTAAGCAATTTTTCACTCATATGGGGTCAAAATTCGAGGACCAGCGCAGAAATTATGGAAGACCTTCATAAGTTGAAAGTACTTGGATCTGTTCTATATATTGCCGCACATCCCGATGATGAAAATACAAGATTGATTACCTACTTATCTAAAGGAAAACACCTAAGAACGGCTTATATGTCACTCACCAGAGGTGATGGCGGTCAAAACCTCATTGGTGACGAGCTCGATGAATATTTAGGTGTCATACGAACACAGGAATTGGTCGAAGCAAGAAAAATAGATGGCGGTATTCAATATTTTAGCAGAGCCAATGATTTTGGGTATTCAAAAAATGCCGAAGAAACCTTTGCGATATGGAATAAAGACAGCATCCTTTCTGATGTTTTGCGTTTGGTCAGAGAATTCAAACCAGATGTGGTCATAAATCGATTTGATCATCGCACAAGTGGTCGTACGCATGGGCATCATACTGCATCAGCTATGTTAGGTTTAGATGCATTTAAATATTGTAACAGTCCGCTATTCATGCGAGATGTCATGAAAGGAACCGACGCACACATGGTGCAAAGAATTTTTTTCAATACCTCTTATTTCTTTTATGGCAGAGAAAAATTTGATACGATGGATAAATCCTTCCTGTACCAACTTGACGTAGGAGACTTTTATCCCGCACTAGGTTTATCTAACAATGAAATTGCATCACAAAGCAGGAGCATGCACAAATCTCAAGGATTTGGTATCAATTCAAGCAGAGGATTCATGCCAGAGTATTTTGAAAGACTTGGAGCCCCAAAAGATAAAGATCATATGAGCCCATTTGATGGTTTGGATTTAAGCTGGACCAGGATCAATGGTGGCGGAAATGTGGATCAAGTTCTAGATGAAATAATTCAGAAATATGATTATCAGAAGCCCTGGAAAAGTATAGAACTTTTACAAAAGGCTGAAAAATATATGGAAGATTTGCCAAATCATGACTGGAAAGATATTAAGCTCAAAGAAATCAGATCCCTCATCGCGGATTGTGCCGGAATTTTTGCAGAAGCATCTACCGATCAGCAAATCATTTGTGAAGGTGCGATGTTAAAAATGAATGTAGAATTTATCATTAGAAATCCCATCATTGCCGAGCTCATTCAGATCCAAATACCAAGCTTAAGTTTTGACAGTGCTGTCCAACTTCAGGTCATGACCAATAAATCATATACTTTTCAAAAATCTTTAAAATTGGTAAATGGATTTACAAACACCGCTCCTTTCTGGTTATTAAACGGAAGACCAAATAGTGCATATCAAACAGGTAATGTTCCTTATAAGTTATTGCCTACTGCGCCAAGAGATTTAAAGATCACATTTAAAATAAAAATTGCACAGAAGGAATACACTCTCATTCGAGATATCATTTATAAAAACGATGACCCAGTATTGGGTGAAGTCAAAGAAAATTTGGATATACTTCCACCAAGTTTAATTTTAGCGGATGATCCCATTTACCTTATCCAAGAAAAAACCGCTAAATGTACATTGCGTTTCATTTCAAATGCAGCCAATCAAGATGTGAGTGTCAGTTTGCAATTACCCACCGGGTTTAAATCTTCTATAGGCAATGCCAATATGCATTTTGAAAAAGCTGGAGAAATCAAAGCCTTGATTTTTGATATTTTCTCAAATTCACAGCAATCATTAAGAATTGAAATTCCGGTATTCATCAATGGCAAACAAGGTTTTTTTTACAAACCCATAAAATATCCACATATCCAAAAACAAAATGTATTAACTCCGGCTAAAATTATTTTACTTCAAACAAATATGGTAAGCCACCCCAAAAAGATCGCTTATGTTGATGGCGCCGGCGACTTTATTGATGAAGCTATGTTAAAGTTAGGTCACAAAGTCGATCACTTGTCAGCAGCAGCATTAGATCAATTGGATATTCATAAACACGATGTACTTGTTTTTGGAATTCGGGCACTCAATAATAGAGAAGAACTTAAACATTGTAAAAAGTATATTCTCCCCTTCATAGAACACGGAGGTAAAGTTGTGATGCAATATAATACGACTGCAGATCTTATGACTCCAGATTTTGCACCTTCAGAAATAAAAATTGGGCGCGGAAGAGTCACTGATGAAAGTGCTCATGTCACTTTTCTTAAGCCAGAACATCCGGTATTAAATGATCCAAATTCAATTGACAGTTTAGATTTTGAAAATTGGGTACAAGAACGCGGATTGTATTTTCCATCCAATTATGACAGTAGCTATGATGAAATTTTGGCTATGAATGATCCAGGTGAAAACCCTTTAAAATCAGCCCTGCTCGTAAAAAAATATGGAAAAGGCTATTTTGTATATACTTCGCTTGCATTTTTCCGACAATTAAAAGCAGGAGTTCCCGGAGCCTACAAATTGTTTGATAACATCATATCATTTAGATAA
- a CDS encoding bifunctional 3-deoxy-7-phosphoheptulonate synthase/chorismate mutase type II, with amino-acid sequence MDAAVVKEEGSKIMILGPCSAESEQQMLSVAAQLKHLNPDYVRAGLWKPRTRPGSFEGFGTNAIAWLKAVQRQFGLKVCTEVANTQHVEIALKAGIDAIWIGARTTVNPFYVHEIASVLKGVDIPVFVKNPMNPDLHLWQGAIERILNVGIQRIAAIHRGFSFYGNSIYRNVPRWQIPIELMRRLPGIQMIADISHIGGHPGILREIAQIAFDLNYDGIMAEVHPDPLKALSDAEQQVTPLFFEEQILNQLIFRKGFSHDDGFNQKLNHIRREIDAVDSEIVRLLARRMLLAEDIGIQKKIRGVSIFQPDRWEQIVARLLEEGKILNLSEEFIFSLIEAIHIESIQHQSYQMNRSQEHSK; translated from the coding sequence ATGGATGCAGCAGTTGTTAAAGAGGAAGGAAGCAAAATAATGATTTTAGGCCCCTGCAGCGCAGAATCTGAGCAACAAATGTTGAGTGTGGCTGCCCAATTAAAGCATTTAAATCCGGATTATGTGAGAGCAGGTTTGTGGAAACCCAGAACGCGACCTGGCAGTTTTGAAGGATTTGGAACCAATGCCATAGCTTGGTTGAAAGCCGTACAAAGGCAGTTCGGATTGAAAGTCTGCACAGAAGTTGCCAATACACAACATGTAGAAATAGCCTTAAAAGCGGGCATTGATGCAATCTGGATTGGGGCCAGAACGACAGTGAATCCATTTTATGTACATGAAATTGCTTCGGTGCTTAAAGGCGTTGATATTCCGGTTTTTGTAAAAAATCCAATGAACCCTGACTTGCATTTATGGCAGGGCGCCATCGAACGAATATTGAATGTTGGGATCCAAAGAATTGCAGCGATTCATCGGGGATTCAGCTTTTATGGAAATTCTATTTACCGAAATGTTCCCCGATGGCAAATCCCTATTGAGTTGATGCGACGATTGCCCGGTATCCAAATGATAGCTGATATTTCGCATATTGGTGGGCATCCGGGCATCTTAAGGGAAATTGCGCAAATTGCTTTTGATCTGAATTATGATGGCATCATGGCTGAAGTGCATCCCGATCCTTTAAAAGCACTCAGTGATGCAGAACAACAAGTCACGCCTTTGTTTTTTGAGGAACAGATATTAAACCAACTTATATTTCGCAAAGGCTTTAGCCATGATGATGGATTCAATCAAAAGCTCAATCACATCCGTCGTGAAATTGATGCGGTGGATTCGGAAATCGTAAGACTATTGGCCAGGAGAATGTTGCTTGCTGAAGATATCGGTATCCAAAAAAAGATCCGGGGTGTTTCGATTTTTCAGCCGGATCGTTGGGAACAAATTGTAGCAAGGCTTTTGGAGGAAGGCAAAATTTTAAATTTAAGTGAAGAGTTTATTTTTTCATTAATTGAAGCTATTCATATAGAGTCTATACAACATCAAAGTTATCAGATGAACAGGTCTCAAGAACATTCAAAATAA